Proteins from a genomic interval of Sulfurospirillum oryzae:
- a CDS encoding AraC family transcriptional regulator yields MKQKQITKNDHIERVNEVLFYIHGDIEKNFSVEELATFVATSPFHFNRIFKELTHESLHAYIKRVKLEHAANLLLFNPDATITHIMHEVGFVSNASFSQAFKENFGVTPTKWREVDKANENRDFSFAHKPLHVKISSMPSFDVAYVRHKGYDRSIKTAWLKLQAWALRQGIEFKEQTMIGLHHSNPRFVESSQCHYVACLELPAKKKFYRSGEIGVMRIPQTFCAVFSLQGVYGDLKKFMDVIYHEWLPKSDYEKASLPSFAVYRQNHFINADETFDLDFCVPVRFK; encoded by the coding sequence ATGAAACAGAAACAAATCACGAAAAATGACCATATCGAGCGTGTGAATGAGGTACTTTTTTACATTCATGGCGATATTGAGAAAAACTTCTCTGTGGAGGAACTTGCAACATTCGTTGCCACATCACCGTTTCATTTTAACCGTATTTTTAAAGAATTAACCCATGAGAGTTTACATGCCTATATAAAGCGTGTTAAGCTTGAACACGCTGCTAACCTGCTTCTCTTTAACCCCGATGCAACCATCACACATATTATGCACGAAGTCGGTTTTGTCTCCAATGCTTCCTTCTCTCAAGCCTTTAAAGAGAACTTTGGCGTAACTCCAACCAAGTGGCGAGAGGTGGACAAAGCCAATGAAAATAGGGACTTTAGTTTTGCCCATAAACCTTTACATGTAAAGATCTCATCCATGCCAAGTTTCGATGTCGCCTACGTCAGACACAAAGGGTATGACCGCAGCATCAAGACGGCGTGGCTGAAACTTCAAGCGTGGGCATTGCGCCAAGGAATAGAGTTTAAAGAGCAAACAATGATAGGTCTGCACCACAGCAATCCTCGCTTTGTGGAGTCATCTCAGTGCCATTATGTAGCGTGTTTAGAACTGCCTGCAAAGAAGAAATTTTATCGAAGCGGTGAAATAGGTGTTATGCGAATTCCTCAAACATTTTGTGCTGTTTTTTCATTGCAAGGTGTTTATGGTGATCTCAAGAAATTTATGGATGTGATCTACCACGAGTGGTTACCTAAAAGCGATTATGAAAAGGCATCACTTCCCTCCTTTGCGGTGTATAGGCAAAACCATTTTATCAATGCCGATGAGACGTTTGATTTGGATTTTTGTGTGCCCGTACGATTTAAGTAG
- a CDS encoding PLP-dependent aminotransferase family protein has protein sequence MQTKFAKRVTTASRSFTRTILDLTAQSSIISFAGGLPDAALFPRENIEKHAKELFETGDNRLFQYSNASGVEALKVEIAKKYLGATSAQIMLTNGSQQGLDLVCKTFLDEKDCIIVEDPSYLAALGLFHMYNATIKAVPLSSQGVDTKVLETLFRDHSPKFFYTIPIFQNPTGYSYTLENRQEVVRLAKKYNVILLEDSPYEALRYDGVQTTAFADLLPELTIALGTFSKTLAPDFRIGWMKAPSEIISALTLSKESTDLQNSKFFQHVCAAMMQNGELQEHTKTLIQAYRPKRDAMVKSLQELFGDSIEFVIPEGGMFIWVNFKKCDDSMKLFDVAIKKGVAFVPGSVFFADKRVSSYGRLNYTNSNLEQIKEGVKKLHEAYAELS, from the coding sequence ATGCAAACCAAATTTGCAAAACGTGTTACCACAGCGTCACGTTCATTTACACGAACCATCTTAGATTTAACCGCACAAAGCTCCATCATCTCGTTTGCAGGCGGACTTCCGGATGCGGCACTGTTTCCCAGAGAAAACATCGAAAAACACGCAAAAGAACTCTTTGAAACAGGCGATAACCGCCTCTTTCAATACAGCAATGCTTCAGGCGTTGAAGCTCTCAAAGTCGAGATTGCTAAAAAATATCTAGGTGCAACTTCAGCACAGATCATGCTGACCAATGGTTCACAACAAGGGCTTGACTTGGTCTGTAAAACCTTTTTGGATGAAAAAGATTGTATCATCGTTGAAGATCCAAGCTACCTTGCCGCTCTTGGACTTTTTCACATGTACAATGCGACCATTAAAGCCGTACCACTTAGTTCACAAGGCGTAGATACGAAAGTGTTGGAAACGTTATTTAGAGATCATTCGCCTAAGTTTTTCTATACCATTCCTATTTTTCAAAACCCAACTGGCTACTCTTACACGCTTGAAAATCGTCAAGAAGTGGTTCGTTTGGCAAAGAAGTATAATGTCATTTTACTCGAAGATAGCCCTTATGAAGCGCTTCGTTACGATGGTGTTCAAACCACAGCCTTTGCTGATTTGCTCCCAGAGCTTACCATTGCACTCGGAACATTTTCAAAAACACTCGCCCCTGATTTTCGCATCGGCTGGATGAAAGCACCAAGTGAAATTATCAGTGCGCTCACGCTTTCTAAAGAGAGTACGGATCTTCAAAACTCAAAGTTTTTCCAGCATGTATGTGCTGCAATGATGCAAAATGGAGAGTTGCAAGAACATACCAAGACCTTGATTCAAGCTTACCGCCCCAAACGCGATGCAATGGTCAAATCATTACAAGAGCTTTTTGGTGATAGCATTGAGTTTGTCATTCCAGAGGGCGGTATGTTTATTTGGGTTAATTTTAAAAAATGCGATGATAGCATGAAGCTTTTTGATGTCGCCATCAAAAAAGGGGTTGCGTTTGTCCCAGGGAGTGTTTTCTTTGCCGACAAACGTGTTAGCTCTTATGGACGACTTAACTACACCAACTCAAATCTAGAACAGATTAAAGAGGGTGTCAAAAAACTGCATGAAGCCTACGCAGAGCTTAGTTAA
- a CDS encoding damage-control phosphatase ARMT1 family protein has product MKLQEHCLTCIYDQTKRVCELLHVNTKQAHAIDLLAHQHIKAFDMNQTPPHNAAPLYEAMAELLNVGDLYAEFKKASSEKAKAFLPFCKNKIQNSQNKLFEATKTAVAGNVIDLAAVMLYDLEEELEKIYHTPFAIDDFKALEQQLARTQTLVYLADNAGEEIFDKLYIQTIKELYQNIEVYYFVRGRPIINDLTCKDALASGMDDVAVIVDSGVPTPGLAMEFMNENARVIFERAECIISKGMGNYECLGETKGLPIFFLFKVKCNVVARAVGAQLGNIICKRGI; this is encoded by the coding sequence ATGAAACTGCAAGAGCACTGTTTAACCTGTATTTACGATCAAACTAAACGTGTTTGTGAACTTTTACATGTAAACACTAAGCAAGCTCATGCGATTGATCTCTTAGCACATCAGCACATCAAAGCGTTTGATATGAACCAAACACCTCCACATAATGCCGCACCTTTATATGAAGCTATGGCAGAGCTTTTAAATGTCGGTGATCTTTATGCTGAATTTAAAAAAGCTTCATCCGAAAAAGCGAAAGCCTTTCTTCCTTTCTGCAAAAACAAAATTCAAAATTCCCAAAATAAACTCTTTGAAGCGACAAAAACAGCTGTGGCTGGTAATGTGATTGATCTTGCGGCGGTGATGCTGTATGACCTTGAAGAAGAGCTTGAGAAGATTTACCATACGCCATTTGCGATTGATGATTTTAAGGCACTTGAGCAGCAATTAGCGCGTACTCAAACGTTGGTCTATTTGGCGGATAATGCCGGTGAAGAGATTTTTGATAAACTCTACATTCAAACCATTAAAGAGCTCTACCAAAATATAGAGGTCTATTATTTCGTGAGAGGTCGTCCGATTATTAATGATCTTACATGTAAAGACGCACTCGCTTCAGGAATGGATGACGTAGCCGTTATTGTCGATAGTGGCGTGCCAACACCAGGGCTTGCCATGGAGTTTATGAATGAAAATGCACGTGTTATTTTTGAAAGAGCAGAGTGCATTATCTCGAAAGGGATGGGAAATTATGAGTGTTTGGGTGAAACCAAAGGGCTACCTATTTTCTTTCTCTTTAAAGTGAAATGCAATGTGGTAGCCCGTGCTGTGGGAGCACAGCTTGGTAATATTATCTGTAAACGTGGAATTTAA
- the rplS gene encoding 50S ribosomal protein L19, with the protein MRNKFIEAFEAGQIAEKNVPAFRAGDTLRVAVKIVEGDKQRVQNFEGICIARRGTGTGETFMVRKIGANSVGVERIFPIYSDSIDEIVVLRRGVVRRAKLFYLRDRRGKAAKIRELRK; encoded by the coding sequence ATGAGAAATAAATTTATTGAAGCTTTTGAAGCAGGCCAAATTGCTGAGAAAAACGTTCCAGCTTTTAGAGCAGGTGACACACTTAGAGTTGCTGTTAAAATTGTTGAAGGCGATAAACAACGTGTTCAAAATTTTGAAGGTATTTGTATCGCTAGACGTGGTACGGGTACTGGTGAGACCTTTATGGTAAGAAAAATCGGTGCAAACAGTGTTGGCGTAGAGAGAATCTTCCCAATCTATTCTGACAGTATTGATGAGATCGTTGTTCTTAGACGTGGTGTTGTAAGACGTGCGAAACTCTTCTACCTTAGAGATAGACGTGGTAAAGCTGCTAAAATTAGAGAACTTAGAAAATAA
- the trmD gene encoding tRNA (guanosine(37)-N1)-methyltransferase TrmD gives MRFTYVTLFEGLIASYFEDSILKRAIAKELLSVDFANPRDFTNNKHGKVDDYQASGGAGLVLFPQPLFDLLRHIKQESSEAYIIFPTPSGKLFTQNDAKRLALKKHLVFVSGRYEGIDERVIETFADELFCIGDYVLTGGELPSLVMSDAISRNIKGVLGNEDSLSMESFESPLLEAPCFSKPPIYENKSVPSEFLKGNHAKITSLKNKMSESKTQYFRPDLFSRFSVKH, from the coding sequence ATGCGTTTTACGTATGTGACGCTTTTTGAAGGATTGATTGCTTCATATTTTGAAGATTCTATTCTAAAGCGCGCCATTGCAAAAGAGCTTTTGAGTGTTGATTTTGCAAATCCACGCGATTTTACAAACAACAAACATGGCAAAGTCGATGACTATCAAGCCAGTGGCGGAGCAGGGCTTGTACTTTTTCCTCAACCTTTGTTTGATCTGTTACGTCATATTAAACAAGAATCTAGCGAAGCGTATATTATTTTTCCAACACCATCTGGAAAACTTTTTACGCAAAACGATGCAAAACGATTGGCTCTCAAGAAGCATTTGGTTTTTGTCAGTGGACGTTATGAGGGAATTGATGAGCGCGTCATTGAGACATTTGCCGACGAGCTTTTTTGCATAGGTGATTATGTTTTAACGGGAGGCGAACTTCCGAGTCTTGTGATGAGTGATGCGATCAGTCGTAACATAAAAGGGGTTCTTGGAAATGAGGATTCTTTAAGCATGGAGAGTTTTGAGAGCCCGCTATTAGAGGCACCGTGTTTCTCAAAACCGCCTATTTATGAAAATAAATCAGTGCCCTCAGAGTTTTTAAAGGGAAACCACGCTAAAATCACAAGCTTAAAAAATAAAATGTCTGAATCTAAGACACAATATTTCAGACCAGATCTGTTTTCTCGCTTTAGCGTGAAGCACTAG